One window of Trifolium pratense cultivar HEN17-A07 linkage group LG5, ARS_RC_1.1, whole genome shotgun sequence genomic DNA carries:
- the LOC123883468 gene encoding cytochrome b5-like, with translation MGSTSKILTFEDVAKHNHKKDCWIIVNNKVYDVTPFLDDHPGGDEALLSATGKDATADFEDVGHSDSAVEIMEKYFVGEVDTATLPSSEVKKNPAPPVQATTLNNQSSGIFLKLLQYLVPLLILGSAFALQYYGKRSKSNES, from the exons ATGGGTTCAACATCAAAGATTTTAACCTTTGAGGATGTAGCTAAGCACAATCACAAGAAAGATTGTTGGATCATAGTCAACAACAAg GTATATGATGTTACACCATTTTTGGATGATCATCCAGGAGGTGACGAGGCTTTACTGTCTGCTACAG GGAAGGACGCCACCGCTGATTTTGAAGATGTTGGCCACAGTGACTCGGCAGTAGAGATTATGGAAAAGTACTTTGTTGGGGAGGTTGACACCGCCACTCTTCCATCATCAGAAGTCAAGAAGAATCCAGCACCACCAGTTCAAGCAACTACCTTAAACAATCAATCTTCTGGAATCTTTTTGAAGCTCTTGCAGTACCTGGTGCCATTGCTGATATTGGGATCTGCATTTGCTCTGCAGTACTATGGAAAGAGAAGCAAGTCCAATGAATCATAA
- the LOC123883469 gene encoding transportin-1-like gives MLQVNKDPDEEVALESCEFWSAYCDAQMPPENLREYLPRLIPILLSNMAYADDDESLIEAEEEGSQPDRDQDLKPRFHVSRFHGSDEVEDDDDDVVNTWNLRKCSAAALDILSNVFGDEILPTLMPIVEAKLSTVGDDGWKEREAAVLALGAIGEGCINGLYPHLPERALAINNYVS, from the exons ATGTTACAAGTCAACAAGGACCCAGATGAAGAAGTGGCCCTTGAATCCTGTGAATTTTG GTCGGCATATTGTGATGCTCAAATGCCACCAGAAAACTTGAGAGAATATTTGCCTCGTCTTATTCCA ATATTGTTGTCAAACATGGCTTATGCAGATGATGATGAATCACTTATTGAAGCTGAG GAAGAGGGTTCTCAACCTGATCGAGATCAG GATCTTAAACCTCGATTTCATGTATCAAGGTTTCATGGATCAGATGAAGTAGAAGATGAT GATGATGATGTTGTTAATACTTGGAATTTACGGAAATGTAGTGCAGCTGCTCTAGATATTCTCTCGAACGTGTTTGGAGATGAGATCCTTCCCACTCTGATGCCTATTGTTGAG GCCAAGCTGTCAACTGTCGGAGATGATGGCTGGAAAGAAAGGGAAGCTGCTGTCTTGGCACTTGGTGCCATAGGCGAGGGTTGCATCAATGGTCTTTATCCTCATCTGCCAGAG CGGGCATTGGCAATTAATAATTATGTGTCCTAA